Proteins encoded within one genomic window of Mycolicibacterium monacense:
- a CDS encoding MerR family transcriptional regulator: MSTRTTTPTPEYESLRSAAARTGYSVFTFREKIASGELPAYRISDKPGSAMRVKVADVNALLRPVIPVEIQAAR; encoded by the coding sequence GTGTCCACCCGCACAACCACACCCACCCCCGAGTACGAATCGCTGCGATCTGCCGCCGCGCGCACCGGCTACTCGGTGTTCACGTTCCGCGAGAAGATCGCCAGCGGCGAGCTGCCCGCCTACCGGATCAGCGACAAGCCGGGCAGCGCGATGCGCGTCAAAGTCGCCGATGTCAACGCGCTGCTGCGCCCGGTCATTCCTGTGGAGATTCAGGCCGCGCGGTGA